The DNA sequence TCCCAGACTTTTGCAAAATCCATACCGCATCTGCTATCTCCGCAGGGATCCGATCAAACACCCATTGCCGGACCCCCTTTTCCAAGTTCCGGGGCTACGTCTTCCAATATTCGCTCTCTCAATGCATATCCTCCTGGTTGCGAGTCAATATTATGACGCATTCCGAATAGTGAAATGCCCCACTTTCAGGGATTTCGTTCGAAGGGCAACCGGCAAGATTTTTCCCTCCCCCTGGATATATCTGCTTGAGCATCATCATCCTTCTGGAGATGCGCTCCTGGAAATACTTTTTCACCGGAGCGGACTTTCCGCCGATTGAATAACGATAAACTGCTGTTTTAAAAAAACCTTTGCAGCACGTGATCGGAGTGAATACAGGGAGAAACCTGATGGGGATCCACTCAAACTGATTGGCATGAAAATTGTATCAATGTTGAATCGATAGGTGAATCGGCTTCGGTGAATTAAAGCCTGAATATTTCGGATTCGATGCTAAGACAAAGACAAAATACGGCGCCTCACAAGATGAAATCCTACTCAAAAATGGGAATATGGACAATTATCACCATGTTTCTCTTATCGGGGTGTGCATATCAGCGTGAAGCTACACTCCCTGCGGGTGAGCCTCCAGAGGAAATATATTTATTCCCTGAAATGAACGACACCACAGGGGCGAGAGTGGGGGTCTTTGCCTTTTCCGGACCTGACTATGCACCGGAGATGGGGCCGGTCGCAAGCCGGATATTGTGTAATCAACTTCAGAAGAGCCGGGCATTCCGAGAGGTGATATCTCAGCCTGACATATCGGATATGACCCTTGGCAATCTGGTCACCGTCGCCCGAAACAAGAGGTTTGACCTCATCATTACGGGCCGATTGCTTCACTATTTTGAAGGAGACGCTATTGAGGCATCCCGCGTCAGCGAAGAAATACGGGTAATCAGCGTTCGAGGGGGGAAACCGAGGGTTCTCTGGCATGCCAAGGCATCAGAAACCGCATCCCCTTCCAGGTCAAAAGACTTCATCTTTTTTCTGAGCCAAGGGGAATCGGCGCCAGACCCGGCTTCGCTCATGAGAAAAAATGCAGAGAAGTTCTGCCGTATGATCCTCACGGTTCCTCCACAGAAGTGACTTTCCATTTATCGAAGAAATGATGAGGATAGAGAGGAACCTTTCATAAGACGATGACAACCTATGGATAACCGCATATGTTAAAAAACATCATTCCTGAATATTTCCCTGAAGAAATTGAAAAGACGCCACATATCCAGACTTCTGAGATGCGCGGTTCGTCTTTTCTGAAAATCTTGCTGCAACCTCTCCTGGTATTGGGGCTGATACCCGTTCTGTTCGGCGCCTGCGCACCTTCTTACCATCATGACGGGCAAACTGCCAAAAATGCCGCTGTTTCCGGACCGATTGACACCGTTCCTGTGGAGCCTTATACGACGGTGCTCGAATCCAGTTATCTGGCTGCGGACAGATTGGCCGGCGCCCTCTTTAATCGACAATTTTCTCTGGATACGCCGATAATGGCCGCGAGTTTTGTCGACATTGACAGCCTGACAACATCCTCCACCTTCGGGCGAATCGTATCGGAACAGGTTGCCAGCCGGCTGGCCCAGCACGGCTTAAGGATCATCGAGATCAAACTTAGGCAGGAATCCGTGTTCATAAAGAAGGGACAGGGGGAATTCATACTCTCGAGGGAATTGAAGGACCTGGGCAGCTCCAGGGAAATACGCGCGGCGCTTGTCGGGACCTATGCGGTATCCGATCATTTCATCTTTGTTTCCGCCCGCATTGTGAGAACTCAGGACAGTTCCGTGCTGGCAGGCTGCGATTATGAAGTGCCGAACGACGACATCACCCGATCGATCTTGAGGTAATTGAACCGAATGGAGGAAATCCATATGCGCATTCACACAAAGGGCCTTTCCATACTCTTTCTGTGCCTGTTTGTTGTTGGGGGATGTCTGTCGGTTTCCCTTAAAAACCCACCCCCTGAACCTTTGCCCTCGGAAGCGCCTGTCCCGAAGCTCTTCCCCCTCACCACCCAGGAGAAAATCCAGGCGGTTCACCATTGGGATCATATTGCCGGGCACACGGCCGGCCTCGTCAAAAAGGGGCTGGAAACCAGCTATCCTCGGCGAGTCAGGGGCATTTACGTATCCCCGTCAGGGATCACGCCCTTTGAGAAGGTATTTCATGCCCTCCTGATTACCCATCTCTTTGAGCAGGGCTTAAGCGTCTCCAACGATCCGGAGGACAATCTGATACTCAGCTTTGATATAGAATTGGTAAAACACCCCAAGCGTGTCATTGGAATCGACAGCAAGGTGTATGATTCTTTGGGGCCTGGATTGCTTGTAAAGACAGGCCCCCCGGCCCCAGAGGACCGCAAAGATGTCGGCAGAAATTACCGGATCAGCAAAACGACCCGCCTGAGCCATGAGGTCGGAGACCATGTGTTTATCCTGCCGGAAAACGAAATCATCCTGACAACCTCCCTCACACAGAATGGAAGCTACATGATGCGAAATTCTTCCATTTACTATATCGATGATCCCGAATGGTGGCAGTATGTTCAAGAGACAGACATCACATATCCGCCTCAGTCCAATTATTCCCTTACCGATCGATAGGAGGCTGTCATGATTGCTGCCGCAAAACATCATTTTCGTCTCATTCTGACTCTTCCGGCAATCATCGTGATCGCCGTCCTCGGGTCAGGGATCTGTCACGCATCCCAGACAGTCGATTATGATGCGGACCTCATCAAGGCCGCATATGGGGCCGCCGACCATTTGGAAAGGCATCTGGTATCTGAACTCAACCGGATCATGCCCATACTCTCAACAGGCTTCATCAATCTTGAGCACCCAAAGGGATCTTCCACTTTTGGCACGTTATTGGGCGCACAGGTGGCATCCCGCTTTTCTCAACACGGGTACAGGGTAATCGATCTGAGAATGCCGAAACATCTCGCTTTTGCTGAAGGAAAGGCCGCCAACCCGGAACTGCTGCAAGACAGCAAGGGGATCACATCCCCCTATGAGCTACAGGCGGCAATTGTGGGAGACTTTATCGTCTCAGACGACCTGGCATATGTATCGGTGAGGCTCCTGAAGATCCCGGGCAACGCCATCCTCACGTCCTGTGACTTCTCCATCCGCCTGAACGAAGCGCTAAAAAAGGCGGCAAACACGATCCAACTTCCGGATGAACCCCTAATCCAAAAACCGATCGAGACCCGGCCTGCCGATAAAACAGAAAGTGGATTTTCAAACAAGCATCCGGAACAGGAAGCCCT is a window from the Deltaproteobacteria bacterium genome containing:
- a CDS encoding peptidoglycan-binding protein produces the protein MIAAAKHHFRLILTLPAIIVIAVLGSGICHASQTVDYDADLIKAAYGAADHLERHLVSELNRIMPILSTGFINLEHPKGSSTFGTLLGAQVASRFSQHGYRVIDLRMPKHLAFAEGKAANPELLQDSKGITSPYELQAAIVGDFIVSDDLAYVSVRLLKIPGNAILTSCDFSIRLNEALKKAANTIQLPDEPLIQKPIETRPADKTESGFSNKHPEQEALDTKIHNKPTENEIERPQNGPFATGTIALNPTNPLAAKLIQARLAELGFYRDRIDGVWKGHSKEALKRFKETQGLRYTFRWDMDTQKALFEGTGQ